In one Acomys russatus chromosome 15, mAcoRus1.1, whole genome shotgun sequence genomic region, the following are encoded:
- the LOC127199617 gene encoding keratin-associated protein 10-9-like: MITDSVCEPLYAGCMPAPVCGVYASPCMRGVCEPLYAGCMPAPVCGVYASPCMRGVCEPLYADCMPAPVCGVYASPCMRGVCEPLYAGCMPAPVCGVYASPCMRAVCQPLYAGCMRAPVCGLYASPCMRGVCQPLYAGCMPAPVCGVYASPCMRGVCQPLYAGCMQAPVCGVYASPCIRAIREPLYVDYNCSSGSTRSLLIGPQHPAALEADFRKTTQFSQE, translated from the exons ATGATCACGGACTCTGTATGCGAGCCCCTGTATGCAGGCTGTATGCCAGCCCCTGTATGCGGGGTGTATGCGAGCCCCTGTATGCGGGGTGTATGCGAGCCCCTGTATGCGGGCTGTATGCCAGCCCCTGTATGCGGGGTGTATGCGAGCCCCTGTATGCGGGGTGTATGCGAGCCCCTGTATGCAGACTGTATGCCAGCCCCTGTATGCGGGGTGTATGCGAGCCCCTGTATGCGGGGTGTATGCGAGCCCCTGTATGCGGGCTGTATGCCAGCCCCTGTATGCGGGGTGTATGCGAGCCCCTGTATGCGGGCTGTATGCCAGCCCCTGTATGCGGGGTGTATGCGAGCCCCTGTATGCGGGCTGTATGCGAGCCCCTGTATGCGGGGTGTATGCCAGCCCCTGTATGCGGGCTGTATGCCAGCCCCTGTATGCGGGGTGTATGCGAGCCCCTGTATGCGGGGTGTATGCCAGCCCCTGTATGCGGGCTGTATGCAAGCCCCTGTATGCGGGGTGTATGCCAGCCCCTGTATTCGGGCTATACGCGAGCCCCTGTATGTGGACT ATAACTGCAGCAGTGGCAGCACACGCTCCTTACTAATCGGGCCTCAGCATCCCGCAGCCCTGGAGGCTGACTTCCGTAAAACAACACAATTTAGCCAGGAATGA